A single Filimonas effusa DNA region contains:
- a CDS encoding NAD(P)H-hydrate dehydratase: MKLLTAAQIHEWDAYTIAHEPISSIDLMEKAALACTNHITLFTGSDSILKVFCAKGNNGGDGLAIARQLLAQGYDVSVYILEFGARGSDDFEANLQRLRGITDELYFIEHAGAFPVLHADDIVIDALFGSGLNRPLQDLSAQLVQHINDADVRVFSVDVPSGMFTEGSSKGNIIVQATHTLTFQIQKYCFMLAENAVYTGSVQVLDIGLKESFQPTEEAIYHLITVPDLLAIYEPRHEFAHKGSYGHALLAAGSYGKMGAAVLAARACLRSGIGLLTTLIPEEGYIIMQTAVPEAMVVASIAAATSAYACLGVGPGLGTHEAAVTLVDQLLQGASQPMIIDADALNIISRHAGWLERIPENSILTPHPKEFDRLFGEHENESKRIEKAIHLSKQYRWVIVLKGHHSLVAWQGKGWFNTTGNAGMATGGSGDVLTGILTALMAQYKQPHYAALLGVYLHGLAADLALDTEVHSMESLLPSDIIDSLGRAFYAIA; this comes from the coding sequence ATGAAACTGCTCACGGCTGCACAAATACACGAGTGGGATGCTTATACAATTGCCCATGAACCTATATCCTCCATTGACCTCATGGAAAAAGCGGCACTTGCCTGCACCAACCATATTACCTTATTTACGGGGAGTGATTCCATATTAAAAGTATTTTGTGCAAAGGGCAATAACGGCGGTGATGGTTTGGCCATTGCCCGGCAGTTACTGGCGCAAGGGTATGACGTGTCGGTGTACATACTGGAGTTTGGGGCAAGGGGGTCTGATGATTTTGAAGCGAACCTACAGCGGTTACGCGGTATTACCGATGAGCTCTACTTTATAGAACATGCCGGCGCCTTCCCGGTTTTACATGCAGATGATATTGTGATAGATGCTTTATTTGGCTCGGGGTTAAACAGGCCACTCCAGGATTTGTCGGCCCAACTGGTTCAGCATATCAACGATGCCGATGTGAGAGTATTTTCGGTAGATGTGCCTAGCGGGATGTTCACGGAAGGTTCATCGAAGGGCAATATTATAGTTCAGGCAACACATACGCTCACCTTCCAGATACAGAAATACTGTTTTATGCTGGCAGAGAATGCTGTTTATACCGGCAGTGTTCAGGTGTTGGATATTGGCTTAAAAGAGAGCTTTCAACCTACGGAGGAGGCTATTTATCATCTTATCACTGTGCCGGATCTGCTGGCTATTTATGAGCCGCGCCATGAATTTGCGCATAAGGGCAGTTATGGCCATGCTTTACTTGCGGCGGGCAGTTACGGGAAAATGGGTGCTGCTGTACTGGCAGCAAGGGCCTGTTTAAGATCCGGGATAGGTTTATTAACTACCCTGATACCTGAAGAAGGATATATTATTATGCAGACTGCGGTTCCCGAAGCGATGGTAGTGGCCAGCATTGCTGCGGCTACGAGCGCTTATGCCTGTCTTGGGGTTGGCCCGGGACTGGGCACACACGAGGCTGCCGTAACACTGGTAGACCAGTTACTGCAGGGCGCCAGTCAGCCAATGATCATAGATGCAGATGCTTTAAATATTATCAGCCGGCATGCCGGCTGGCTGGAGCGCATACCTGAGAACAGCATCTTAACTCCTCATCCCAAAGAATTCGACCGGTTATTCGGGGAACATGAGAATGAATCGAAGCGGATAGAAAAGGCCATTCATCTTTCGAAGCAATATCGCTGGGTTATTGTATTAAAGGGGCATCATAGTCTTGTGGCCTGGCAGGGCAAGGGCTGGTTCAATACTACCGGGAATGCGGGGATGGCCACCGGTGGCAGCGGCGATGTGCTTACCGGCATCTTAACGGCCCTGATGGCGCAATACAAACAGCCTCATTATGCTGCTTTACTAGGGGTGTATTTGCATGGGCTGGCGGCAGATCTTGCACTGGATACGGAAGTTCATTCTATGGAAAGCCTTTTACCGTCGGATATTATCGACTCGCTT
- a CDS encoding serine hydrolase domain-containing protein has product MKVVGVSLGVLLLCFAGFVACNEQAASKNASLLGGIANEPSDFTFAPLTPGQVNYYHHRIESAVPAILGNNFSGAILVAKNGVVVYEDYRGYSNTRTKEAINANTPFHLASVSKTFTGTTVLKLWEQGRLSLDDSLQHYFPAFPYSGITVRMLLSHRSGLPNYLYFLDKGWNKKVKATNEDVLNWMITNRPRPDNNPNRNFHYCNTNYVLLAMIIEKVTGMAYPQYMKDSVFTPLGMNHSFVFSIRDTSQYVPTYIGNIPYAMDHLDCTYGDKNIYSTVQDLLLWDKALYQHRFVHAATLDSAFRPQSNERKSMHNYGLGWRLFINNQDTIIYHNGKWHGSNTVFTRQVQDTATIIVLGNRYNRAIYQAKKLGDIFSGHQDNNKLEE; this is encoded by the coding sequence ATGAAAGTGGTTGGTGTTTCTTTAGGTGTATTGTTATTATGTTTTGCAGGATTTGTTGCATGTAACGAGCAGGCAGCCAGTAAAAATGCCTCCCTGCTGGGCGGAATTGCGAATGAGCCGAGTGATTTTACGTTTGCACCGCTGACACCAGGCCAGGTTAATTATTATCATCACAGAATAGAATCGGCTGTTCCCGCAATACTGGGGAATAATTTCAGCGGCGCCATACTGGTAGCCAAGAATGGAGTAGTTGTGTATGAGGACTACAGGGGTTACAGCAATACCCGCACGAAGGAAGCCATTAATGCGAACACTCCCTTTCACCTGGCATCTGTTTCCAAGACCTTTACCGGTACTACTGTTCTGAAGCTCTGGGAGCAGGGACGTTTATCGCTGGACGATTCATTACAGCATTATTTTCCTGCGTTTCCGTATTCCGGCATTACTGTTCGCATGTTGTTAAGTCACCGCAGCGGCTTACCTAATTACCTGTATTTCCTGGACAAGGGATGGAATAAAAAAGTAAAAGCCACCAACGAAGATGTGTTGAACTGGATGATCACCAATCGTCCGAGGCCCGATAACAACCCCAACCGGAATTTTCATTATTGCAATACCAATTATGTATTGCTGGCGATGATCATAGAAAAAGTGACGGGCATGGCCTATCCGCAATACATGAAAGACAGTGTATTCACCCCTTTGGGGATGAACCACAGTTTTGTGTTTTCGATACGGGATACCAGTCAATATGTACCTACTTATATTGGCAACATTCCTTATGCTATGGATCACCTGGATTGCACCTATGGCGATAAAAATATTTACAGTACTGTGCAGGATCTTCTTTTGTGGGACAAGGCATTGTACCAGCATCGTTTTGTACATGCTGCGACGCTGGATAGTGCGTTTAGGCCACAAAGCAACGAGCGCAAGTCGATGCATAATTACGGACTTGGCTGGCGGCTGTTCATCAATAACCAGGATACCATTATATATCATAACGGGAAATGGCATGGCAGCAATACAGTATTCACGCGCCAGGTGCAGGATACAGCCACCATCATTGTATTGGGCAACCGGTACAACCGTGCTATCTACCAGGCGAAGAAACTTGGTGATATATTCTCGGGCCATCAAGACAATAATAAGTTAGAAGAATAG
- the tpiA gene encoding triose-phosphate isomerase: MKSQIAAANWKMNLTLQQGETLLDEILAQPYQLNHNRLVVFAVPAPYLAMAQQKVAGKSHVFIAAQNCYSKKSGAYTGEISVEMLQSLGIKWVVLGHSERREYFQESDQFLAEKVNIVLEYNMTPIFCCGEPLQVREAGTQNNFVAKQLEASLYHLSAEQLQKVVIAYEPIWAIGTGKTATSEQAQEMHAHIRAELANKYGADVAKNVSILYGGSVKAANAAEIFGQPDVDGGLVGGASLIAKEFSTIINGLK, from the coding sequence ATGAAAAGTCAAATTGCAGCAGCCAACTGGAAAATGAATTTAACCCTGCAACAGGGTGAAACTTTACTGGACGAGATCCTCGCTCAGCCTTACCAGCTGAACCACAACCGCCTGGTCGTTTTCGCAGTTCCGGCTCCTTACCTGGCAATGGCACAGCAAAAAGTAGCAGGAAAAAGCCACGTCTTTATAGCCGCGCAAAACTGTTATAGCAAAAAATCCGGCGCCTATACCGGCGAAATCTCGGTAGAAATGCTCCAGTCCCTCGGTATTAAATGGGTCGTATTGGGCCACTCCGAACGCCGCGAATATTTCCAGGAATCAGATCAGTTCCTCGCCGAAAAAGTAAATATCGTTCTCGAATATAATATGACCCCTATCTTCTGCTGTGGCGAACCCCTCCAGGTAAGGGAAGCTGGTACGCAGAACAACTTCGTTGCCAAACAGTTGGAAGCATCTCTGTACCATTTGTCCGCCGAACAGCTCCAGAAAGTGGTGATCGCCTACGAACCAATCTGGGCCATCGGTACCGGTAAAACCGCCACCAGCGAACAGGCACAGGAAATGCACGCGCATATCAGGGCCGAATTAGCCAATAAATACGGCGCCGACGTAGCCAAAAACGTTTCTATCCTCTACGGCGGTAGCGTAAAAGCAGCCAACGCAGCCGAAATCTTCGGCCAGCCCGATGTCGACGGCGGCCTCGTAGGCGGCGCTTCCCTTATCGCCAAAGAGTTTTCAACTATTATTAATGGCCTGAAATAG
- a CDS encoding putative sugar nucleotidyl transferase, which translates to MSIILFDPPGRESLFPLTQTRAVADLLLGMLTIKQRWQHWSKEQVFVLTSEYLQPLYPLAAPGTHLFVNAAVLPDEQLRHSILQLAEGEALQDEMGLIACRFNLGKNAFSMAALSPHLHHVVTRTGVTHLQYPWEIFMWNDTWARTDFPLLTNGKTAAAISASNKVLGENNLFVEEGVEMEFATINAATGPVYISKGAVIMEGALLRGPLFIGEKTVLKMGAKVYGATSLGPACTAGGEIKNVVMQGYSNKAHDGYLGDAVIGEWCNMGAGTTNSNVKNTGGEVKIWHHATGKFILAGFKCGLVMGDYSRTAINTAINTGSVIGCCANVFGEGLTPKVVPAFTWGMKGITRYEFEKALQDIANWKKMKHHALSEQESRILKHIFEHLLQ; encoded by the coding sequence ATGAGCATTATATTATTTGATCCGCCTGGCAGGGAAAGCCTGTTCCCCCTTACCCAAACCCGCGCTGTCGCCGATCTGCTGCTCGGAATGCTCACCATAAAGCAACGATGGCAGCACTGGAGTAAGGAGCAGGTCTTTGTCCTTACCAGCGAATACCTGCAGCCATTATATCCCCTGGCTGCACCCGGAACTCACCTCTTTGTCAACGCCGCCGTATTGCCCGATGAACAACTGCGCCACAGCATCCTTCAACTGGCCGAAGGCGAAGCGCTGCAAGACGAAATGGGACTCATTGCCTGCCGTTTTAACCTGGGCAAAAATGCCTTCTCCATGGCGGCGCTTTCCCCGCACCTGCACCACGTCGTCACCCGCACAGGCGTCACGCATCTTCAGTACCCATGGGAAATATTTATGTGGAACGATACCTGGGCCAGAACTGATTTTCCACTGCTTACCAATGGTAAAACTGCCGCGGCAATATCCGCGTCTAATAAAGTGCTCGGCGAAAACAACCTCTTTGTCGAAGAAGGCGTCGAAATGGAGTTTGCTACCATCAACGCCGCCACCGGACCGGTTTACATCAGCAAAGGCGCTGTTATCATGGAAGGCGCATTGTTGAGAGGACCTTTGTTTATAGGTGAAAAAACGGTGTTGAAAATGGGGGCGAAGGTCTACGGCGCCACTTCATTGGGACCCGCCTGCACCGCTGGCGGCGAAATCAAAAATGTCGTTATGCAGGGCTATAGCAATAAAGCGCACGACGGTTATCTCGGAGATGCTGTCATTGGCGAATGGTGTAACATGGGCGCAGGTACTACCAACAGCAACGTTAAAAACACAGGGGGAGAAGTAAAGATCTGGCACCACGCCACCGGCAAGTTCATCCTCGCCGGTTTTAAATGCGGCCTTGTCATGGGCGATTATAGCCGCACAGCCATCAACACAGCCATCAATACCGGCTCCGTTATCGGGTGCTGCGCCAACGTCTTCGGCGAAGGTCTTACGCCTAAAGTGGTCCCCGCATTTACCTGGGGCATGAAGGGGATCACCCGATATGAATTTGAAAAAGCTTTGCAGGATATCGCCAACTGGAAAAAAATGAAACACCATGCACTCTCAGAACAGGAATCTCGCATTTTGAAACATATCTTTGAGCACCTTTTGCAATAG